The Sediminispirochaeta smaragdinae DSM 11293 genome has a segment encoding these proteins:
- a CDS encoding serine hydrolase domain-containing protein — MKDIKHGVVFFRLIFFLIILISSVSCVSSSAKKDKAQVVEQLIQSRIDKQGITGLTAAVVYGDQSIVTRGFGLRETVPEQLPVTEHTLFQIGSVTKIFTAIAIMQLEENGTIDLDADIRTYLPEFHPKSFGTVNKEITIRNLLTHHSGLPSAYFKDFTLEAPDPDAFMDTSNMLSEEYMVWDSGTVFAYNNSGFSLLGELIGRVSGSTYEEYITDHIFTPLGMHDSLVMLSSKDEPNVSGGFTRGEPEDLMWFIKDIPAGSILLSAVDMDTFLRELLNCSAGKSNRILQPETLLSMFSLQNMNTPLDGSFKIGLTFWIESQNGCDVFEHGGTIPPFYSEMEIIPEKGIGIFLASNDNAGDNDQLTSLTMDIADLLIGKKPSPSSPLINTEISQETDLSDLAGYYVNGGTGIVSIENIDGVLTGRIPEMDVKSPMKILSDNSIAFGDTGLVFKPTTDTDKAVFLCYMGNYFMGPVSAVSPEPVSSVWRQRTGRYEGAGFIDAVDLSFDEKMGVLTLLIESETDGNMRFALTELSDDLLKVQGYGRNMGNIIEYSLSESGEILKYGGCDFVKRN; from the coding sequence ATGAAAGACATTAAACATGGTGTCGTATTTTTTAGATTGATCTTTTTTTTGATCATTCTTATATCGTCTGTAAGCTGTGTCAGTTCTTCTGCGAAGAAAGACAAAGCGCAGGTAGTGGAACAGCTGATACAAAGTCGGATAGACAAACAGGGAATTACCGGGCTTACAGCCGCGGTAGTATACGGTGATCAGTCTATTGTGACCAGAGGATTCGGGCTCCGGGAAACAGTTCCCGAACAGCTGCCCGTGACCGAGCATACATTATTTCAGATTGGTTCCGTTACCAAAATCTTTACGGCTATTGCCATAATGCAATTGGAAGAAAATGGCACAATTGATCTTGATGCCGATATCAGGACATATCTTCCGGAGTTTCACCCAAAATCCTTTGGAACCGTAAATAAGGAAATTACAATCCGGAATCTTCTTACTCACCATTCAGGACTCCCCAGTGCATACTTCAAGGACTTTACCCTGGAGGCCCCGGATCCCGATGCGTTTATGGATACCTCCAACATGCTTTCTGAAGAGTATATGGTATGGGACAGCGGTACTGTCTTTGCTTATAACAACTCCGGTTTCAGTCTTTTGGGAGAGTTGATTGGAAGAGTTTCAGGATCTACTTACGAAGAATATATCACGGATCATATTTTTACCCCTCTTGGCATGCATGATTCCCTTGTCATGCTTTCTTCAAAAGACGAGCCCAATGTATCAGGAGGATTTACAAGGGGAGAACCGGAAGACCTCATGTGGTTTATCAAGGATATTCCCGCGGGCTCGATACTTCTGTCCGCAGTGGATATGGATACTTTTCTAAGAGAATTACTGAATTGTAGCGCCGGCAAATCCAATAGGATATTACAGCCCGAAACATTACTGTCCATGTTTTCTCTACAGAACATGAATACCCCTCTGGACGGCTCATTTAAAATAGGGTTGACCTTCTGGATCGAATCGCAAAATGGATGTGATGTTTTTGAACACGGAGGTACAATTCCGCCATTTTATTCCGAGATGGAAATCATACCAGAAAAGGGAATAGGCATTTTTCTGGCGTCAAATGACAATGCAGGAGACAATGACCAACTCACTTCCTTGACTATGGATATTGCAGACCTTCTTATCGGCAAAAAGCCTTCTCCCTCCTCCCCTCTTATTAATACTGAAATCTCTCAGGAAACGGATTTGTCCGATTTGGCCGGTTATTATGTGAACGGAGGAACCGGAATAGTTTCAATCGAAAACATAGATGGCGTCTTAACCGGGCGAATTCCTGAAATGGATGTCAAATCTCCCATGAAAATCCTGTCTGATAACTCAATAGCATTTGGTGACACTGGTCTTGTTTTCAAACCGACGACTGATACAGATAAAGCGGTCTTTTTATGTTATATGGGGAATTATTTTATGGGCCCAGTGTCCGCTGTTTCACCTGAACCGGTATCGTCTGTTTGGAGGCAGCGGACAGGACGCTACGAGGGAGCCGGATTCATTGATGCGGTTGATCTTTCATTTGACGAGAAAATGGGAGTGTTAACTTTATTGATAGAATCAGAAACAGATGGAAATATGAGATTTGCCCTGACAGAGCTATCAGATGATCTGCTAAAAGTTCAGGGTTACGGTAGAAATATGGGAAATATTATTGAATACAGCCTTTCGGAATCCGGAGAAATATTAAAATACGGGGGATGCGACTTTGTTAAAAGGAATTAA
- a CDS encoding helix-turn-helix transcriptional regulator, translated as MDHFSDFILQVFAISAGSGALIILFYLCSVFPRSKRLRFALMIVITVSLNYLMGILGYVNEVKAFSTSSIVSGIFLLIQVLSAIATFYVSLLFIESLGTPRYSVFGILCRAVFVVFFVIVIDVIHMFPGAQRRPVWDLIIYFSPVFLWCYLLTIKIDNPFIRKIQIAGLIGFGGNILLIILQRFAIPDFFIHFADANFYLFLTISSMIFSISYLVQRKKDGKVSLIDIQEKFNLTKREAEVTELLLKSYSYKEIAFHLGITMPTVKTHVSRIYKKTGSQGKSGLHTLVTK; from the coding sequence ATGGACCACTTTTCTGATTTTATTCTTCAAGTTTTTGCAATATCTGCTGGTTCAGGTGCACTTATCATATTATTCTACTTATGCTCTGTGTTTCCCCGCTCCAAACGTCTGCGATTTGCCCTTATGATTGTTATAACAGTTTCGTTAAACTATCTTATGGGAATTCTTGGATATGTAAATGAGGTTAAAGCTTTTAGTACATCCTCTATCGTTTCAGGCATATTCCTATTGATCCAGGTTCTTTCCGCCATAGCTACTTTCTACGTCTCTTTGCTTTTTATTGAATCTTTAGGAACTCCCAGGTACTCAGTATTTGGTATACTTTGCAGGGCCGTATTTGTTGTTTTTTTCGTTATAGTTATAGATGTAATACATATGTTCCCCGGCGCTCAAAGAAGACCTGTTTGGGATTTAATAATATATTTTAGTCCGGTCTTCCTCTGGTGTTATCTTCTTACCATTAAGATTGACAACCCATTTATACGAAAGATTCAGATTGCAGGACTAATAGGATTCGGAGGGAATATTCTTCTCATAATACTACAGCGCTTTGCCATTCCCGATTTTTTTATCCATTTTGCCGATGCCAATTTTTATCTTTTCTTAACCATATCAAGTATGATCTTTTCTATTTCTTACCTTGTGCAGAGAAAAAAGGATGGAAAGGTCTCCCTAATCGATATTCAGGAAAAGTTTAATCTAACCAAGCGGGAAGCAGAAGTTACAGAACTTCTTCTTAAATCCTATTCTTATAAAGAAATTGCCTTTCATCTGGGGATCACTATGCCTACGGTTAAAACTCATGTTTCCCGAATTTACAAAAAAACGGGTTCACAGGGAAAATCCGGGCTTCATACGCTTGTTACGAAGTAA
- a CDS encoding DNA/RNA non-specific endonuclease: MSQTCLRRLLALNRGIWKTLEEWVRDEATAERAVCVVTGPILTDGPYQTIGGNGVSVPKRYYKVLLDYVEPDLKAI, from the coding sequence ATCTCTCAAACATGTCTCCGCAGGCTCCTGGCTTTAAATCGTGGCATATGGAAAACACTTGAAGAATGGGTTCGCGATGAAGCCACGGCAGAGCGGGCCGTTTGCGTTGTTACCGGACCGATACTGACTGACGGACCTTATCAGACGATCGGTGGAAATGGCGTCAGTGTGCCGAAAAGGTATTACAAAGTCTTGCTTGATTATGTAGAGCCTGACCTCAAGGCTATATAG
- a CDS encoding SH3 domain-containing protein, producing the protein MQKGRIKKFFVSAFILAAGISSGFAETYCNTLLAWNDVQNSHYGTYTKDDTTQIVTDKNLNVRSGPDTNYEKLFQLNAGNKVVVLEKTDATFKAEGAVAYWYKIECDKGSGYLCARWLSNNWAQGDIDGDGDGENEYLAVQFFNNIPPECDHPEDDGYSCWISSCMYIDDEVVSIQKEVPVDKERSDEILGLDGFYVVENAGLNPAVSVIAVMSSAHYGAGFYQEIQLYYYKPESKTFEKITQFHGGWEGYDGNYATVYFPSGRLELFSEPVTCISSEHGERNHLLINKRHFKGGLQDVPSPSDNDENEDWIWNGEVFLRNER; encoded by the coding sequence ATGCAAAAGGGCCGAATCAAAAAGTTCTTTGTAAGTGCTTTTATCTTGGCAGCGGGAATTAGCAGTGGTTTTGCAGAAACATATTGCAATACGCTGCTTGCATGGAATGACGTGCAAAATAGCCACTATGGTACATACACAAAAGATGACACAACGCAGATTGTGACCGACAAAAATCTAAATGTCCGTAGCGGCCCCGATACCAATTATGAAAAATTGTTTCAGCTGAATGCCGGCAACAAAGTAGTGGTACTTGAAAAGACCGATGCAACATTCAAGGCGGAAGGTGCCGTTGCTTATTGGTATAAGATTGAATGTGATAAAGGCTCCGGTTATTTATGTGCGCGTTGGCTGAGTAATAACTGGGCGCAGGGAGACATTGACGGAGACGGAGACGGAGAAAACGAATATCTTGCTGTTCAATTTTTTAATAACATTCCACCTGAGTGCGACCACCCCGAAGACGATGGTTATTCATGTTGGATTAGCAGCTGCATGTATATTGATGATGAGGTGGTAAGCATTCAAAAAGAAGTCCCCGTAGATAAAGAACGCAGTGATGAAATCCTTGGTCTTGACGGATTTTACGTCGTTGAAAATGCCGGCCTTAATCCCGCCGTTTCTGTTATTGCCGTTATGAGCTCGGCACACTACGGTGCAGGTTTCTATCAAGAAATCCAATTGTATTATTATAAACCAGAATCAAAAACTTTTGAGAAAATAACACAGTTTCATGGCGGCTGGGAAGGATATGACGGTAATTATGCCACAGTATATTTTCCGAGCGGTAGGTTGGAACTCTTTTCTGAACCGGTTACATGTATAAGCTCCGAACATGGAGAGAGAAATCATCTACTGATTAATAAACGTCATTTTAAGGGAGGCTTGCAGGATGTGCCGTCTCCGTCAGACAATGATGAAAATGAAGACTGGATTTGGAACGGTGAAGTGTTCCTTAGAAACGAGAGATAG